The following proteins are encoded in a genomic region of Stutzerimonas stutzeri:
- a CDS encoding SPOR domain-containing protein translates to MDKGLLQRIVGALVLVALAVIFVPMLFNREDAAREVVVDAPPMPETPPAPVIETQPVEVPEPAAEPFPEDYEIVEEGPATEPSASIDPSPAPVKPEPAPVTPEPATAEQSSPAATAAPEEKRLDAANLPVSWSVQLASLSSRENADKLQKTLRSQGYNAYIRTADGMNRVFVGPLVERAEADRLRDQLQRQQKLNGFVVRFKPEQG, encoded by the coding sequence GTGGATAAAGGATTGCTGCAGCGTATCGTCGGAGCGCTGGTGCTCGTTGCGCTGGCGGTTATTTTCGTGCCGATGCTGTTCAATCGGGAAGATGCGGCTCGCGAAGTTGTCGTTGATGCGCCGCCAATGCCCGAGACGCCCCCTGCGCCTGTGATAGAGACACAGCCTGTCGAAGTCCCTGAGCCAGCAGCCGAGCCGTTTCCGGAAGACTACGAAATCGTCGAGGAAGGACCCGCAACCGAGCCCAGCGCATCTATCGACCCCAGTCCTGCTCCAGTGAAGCCTGAGCCAGCCCCGGTAACGCCCGAGCCGGCTACGGCTGAGCAATCGTCACCGGCCGCTACGGCTGCGCCGGAAGAGAAACGTCTGGACGCGGCAAACCTGCCGGTCAGCTGGTCGGTACAGCTCGCCAGCCTGTCTAGCCGCGAAAACGCCGACAAGCTTCAGAAAACACTGCGGTCTCAGGGCTACAACGCCTACATACGAACTGCGGACGGGATGAATCGCGTGTTCGTGGGGCCGTTGGTCGAGCGGGCCGAAGCCGACCGTCTTCGCGATCAATTGCAGCGGCAACAGAAATTGAACGGCTTCGTCGTACGTTTCAAGCCTGAGCAGGGCTGA